In Oncorhynchus mykiss isolate Arlee chromosome 1, USDA_OmykA_1.1, whole genome shotgun sequence, the following proteins share a genomic window:
- the LOC110491230 gene encoding mediator of RNA polymerase II transcription subunit 16 isoform X2: MMEVAYVCEWEKRPKSNHYPSIPLVCAWSCRNLVAFTTDLKNEEDEKVSHMVHIIDTEHPWDVYSINSGHGEVISCLEWDQSGSRLLSADGDGQIKCWAMADHLVNSWESSLGSAEDGDPIIALSWLHNGVKLALHVEMSGSTNFGEKFSRVKFSPSLTLFGGKPMEGWLAVTVSGLVTVSLLKPNGQLLTASESLCRLRGRVALADIAFTGGGNIVVAATDGSSSSPVQFYKVCVSVVNEKCRIDTELLPSLFMRCTTDPVRRDKYPAVTHLKFLTRENSEQVLLCASSQMGSIVECWSLRKEGLPVNNIFQHRSPVVGEKQPTILKWRILSATNDLDRVSAVALPKLPISISNTDLKVASDTKFCPGLGLALAFHDGSIQILHRLSLHTMGVFYGSSSGSSQRPGDEPAIKRQRPGGPTVHFKALQFSWTSLALAGVDNHGKLHMIRVSPSMGQMLDMNTLLRHLLFLLEYCMVTGYDWWDVLLHVQPGMVHNLVEKLHEEYMRQNQALQQVLSTRIVAVKASLCKLSSATAARACDFHAKLLLIAISSTLKSLLRPHVLNTPDKSPGDRLAEICSKNTDTDIDKVMINLKTEEFVLDGPPLQSLQQLIQWVGDFVLYLMANLPNQGSVVRPGFGFLRDGWSLGMLREMMVMIRIWGLLKPGCLPIYTATSDNQDSMSLLFRLLTKLWLCSRDEGHPQEPDEPLIDECCLLPSQLLVPSMDWLPVNDGIICKLQGKHPLRLQFGKPYSLPGLNSTPQVEVFSRSPGVQRMDHLRCLYMGVCPTEDSKACTRCGCVTMLRSPNKTNAMKQWEQRWIKNCLCGGLWRRIPSTLS; encoded by the exons ATGATGGAGGTTGCCTATGTTTGTGAGTGGGAGAAGAGACCCAAGAGCAACCACTATCCTTCCATCCCACTGGTGTGTGCCTGGTCCTGCAGGAACCTCGTTGCCTTTACCACAGACCTAAAAAATGAGGAAGACGAGAAAG TCAGTCATATGGTCCACATCATTGACACAGAACACCCATGGGATGTGTACTCCATTAACTCTGGACATGGCGAGGTCATATCCTGTCTGGAGTGGGACCAATCAG GTTCCAGGTTGCTGTCTGCTGATGGAGATGGGCAGATCAAGTGCTGGGCGATGGCAGATCACCTGGTGAACAGCTGGGAGAGTTCACTAGGGAGTGCAGAGGACGGAGACCCCATCATAGCTCTGTCCTGGCTGCACAATGGAGTTAAGCTGGCTCTGCATGTGGAGATG TCGGGCTCCACCAATTTCGGTGAGAAATTTTCACGGGTCAAGTTCTCACCGTCACTCACGCTGTTTGGGGGAAAGCCCATGGAGGGCTGGCTGGCAGTGACAGTGAGCGGCCTGGTCACCGTGTCCCTGCTGAAGCCCAACGGTCAGCTGCTCACAGCCAGCGAGAGCCTGTGTCGCCTGAGGGGCCGCGTAGCCCTGGCCGACATCGCCTTCACCGGCGGGGGTAACATTGTGGTGGCGGCCACGGATGGCAGCAGCTCATCACCTGTGCAGTTCTACAAG GTGTGCGTGAGCGTGGTCAACGAGAAGTGTCGCATCGACACTGAGCTGCTGCCCTCGCTCTTCATGCGCTGCACCACGGACCCGGTCAGGAGAGACAAGTACCCGGCTGTCACACACCTCAAGTTCCTCACCAGGGAGAACTCGGAGCAG GTGCTGCTGTGTGCCTCCAGTCAGATGGGCAGCATCGTGGAGTGTTGGTCATTGCGGAAGGAAGGCCTCCCTGTCAATAACATATTCCAACATCGTTCACCAGTAG TGGGCGAGAAACAGCCGACGATCCTGAAATGGCGCATCCTCTCGGCCACCAATGATCTGGACCGCGTGTCGGCCGTGGCTCTGCCAAAGCTGCCAATCTCCATCTCCAACACTGACCTAAAGGTGGCGTCAGACACCAAGTTCTGCCCAGGCCTCG GCCTGGCCCTAGCCTTCCACGACGGCAGTATCCAGATCCTCCACCGGCTGTCCCTTCACACCATGGGCGTGTTCTATGGATCCTCCTCGGGCTCCTCCCAGCGGCCCGGTGATGAGCCGGCCATAAAGCGGCAGCGCCCCGGCGGCCCAACCGTCCACTTCAAGGCCCTGCAGTTCTCCTGGACCTCACTGGCCCTGGCCGGAGTGGACAACCACGGCAAG CTGCACATGATTCGCGTATCTCCATCCATGGGCCAGATGCTGGACATGAACACACTTCTGCGCCACCTGCTGTTCCTGCTGGAGTACTGCATGGTGACAGGCTACGACTGGTGGGACGTGCTGCTCCACGTGCAGCCTGGCATGGTCCATAACCTGGTGGAGAAGCTGCATGAGGAGTACATGAGACAGAACCAAGCCCTGCAGCAG GTGCTCTCGACACGTATCGTGGCGGTTAAGGCCTCCCTCTGTAAGCTGTCATCGGCCACAGCTGCGCGAGCTTGCGACTTCCACGCCAAGCTCCTCCTCATCGCCATTAGCTCCACCCTCAAGTCCTTGCTGAGACCCCACGTCCTCAACACTCCAGACAAGAGCCCCGGGGACAGGCTGGCAGAGATATGTTCCAAAAACACTGACACTG ATATCGATAAGGTGATGATCAACCTGAAGACGGAGGAATTTGTGCTGGACGGCCCCCCACTCCAGTCTCTGCAGCAGCTCATCCAATGGGTGGGAGACTTTGTGCTGTACCTGATGGCCAACCTACCCAAtcag GGCTCCGTCGTGCGTCCCGGCTTTGGGTTTCTGCGCGACGGTTGGTCCCTGGGTATGCTGCGGGAGATGATGGTGATGATCCGCATCTGGGGCCTTCTGAAGCCTGGCTGCTTGCCCATCTACACGGCCACCTCGGACAACCAGGACAGCATGTCGCTGCTCTTCCGCCTGCTCACCAAGCTCTGGCTCTGCT CTCGGGACGAGGGCCACCCCCAGGAGCCAGATGAGCCGCTGATAGACGAATGCTGCCTGCTGCCCAGCCAGCTGCTGGTGCCCAGCATGGACTGGCTGCCTGTCAACGACGGGATCATCTGCAAGCTGCAGGGCAAGCACCCGCTGCGGCTTCAGTTTGGCAAGCCCTACAGCCTGCCGGGTCTCAACTCCACACCCCAGGTGGAGGTCTTCTCCAG GAGCCCGGGGGTCCAGAGGATGGATCATCTACGTTGTCTCTACATGGGAGTCTGCCCCACAGAGGACAGCAAAGCCTGTACCAG gTGTGGCTGTGTGACTATGCTCCGCTCCCCTAACAAGACCAACGCCATGAAGCAGTGGGAGCAGCGCTGGATCAAGAACTGCCTTTGTGGAGGCCTCTGGAGAAGGATCCCCTCCACACTGTCCTGA
- the LOC110491230 gene encoding mediator of RNA polymerase II transcription subunit 16 isoform X1, whose product MMEVAYVCEWEKRPKSNHYPSIPLVCAWSCRNLVAFTTDLKNEEDEKEVSHMVHIIDTEHPWDVYSINSGHGEVISCLEWDQSGSRLLSADGDGQIKCWAMADHLVNSWESSLGSAEDGDPIIALSWLHNGVKLALHVEMSGSTNFGEKFSRVKFSPSLTLFGGKPMEGWLAVTVSGLVTVSLLKPNGQLLTASESLCRLRGRVALADIAFTGGGNIVVAATDGSSSSPVQFYKVCVSVVNEKCRIDTELLPSLFMRCTTDPVRRDKYPAVTHLKFLTRENSEQVLLCASSQMGSIVECWSLRKEGLPVNNIFQHRSPVVGEKQPTILKWRILSATNDLDRVSAVALPKLPISISNTDLKVASDTKFCPGLGLALAFHDGSIQILHRLSLHTMGVFYGSSSGSSQRPGDEPAIKRQRPGGPTVHFKALQFSWTSLALAGVDNHGKLHMIRVSPSMGQMLDMNTLLRHLLFLLEYCMVTGYDWWDVLLHVQPGMVHNLVEKLHEEYMRQNQALQQVLSTRIVAVKASLCKLSSATAARACDFHAKLLLIAISSTLKSLLRPHVLNTPDKSPGDRLAEICSKNTDTDIDKVMINLKTEEFVLDGPPLQSLQQLIQWVGDFVLYLMANLPNQGSVVRPGFGFLRDGWSLGMLREMMVMIRIWGLLKPGCLPIYTATSDNQDSMSLLFRLLTKLWLCSRDEGHPQEPDEPLIDECCLLPSQLLVPSMDWLPVNDGIICKLQGKHPLRLQFGKPYSLPGLNSTPQVEVFSRSPGVQRMDHLRCLYMGVCPTEDSKACTRCGCVTMLRSPNKTNAMKQWEQRWIKNCLCGGLWRRIPSTLS is encoded by the exons ATGATGGAGGTTGCCTATGTTTGTGAGTGGGAGAAGAGACCCAAGAGCAACCACTATCCTTCCATCCCACTGGTGTGTGCCTGGTCCTGCAGGAACCTCGTTGCCTTTACCACAGACCTAAAAAATGAGGAAGACGAGAAAG AAGTCAGTCATATGGTCCACATCATTGACACAGAACACCCATGGGATGTGTACTCCATTAACTCTGGACATGGCGAGGTCATATCCTGTCTGGAGTGGGACCAATCAG GTTCCAGGTTGCTGTCTGCTGATGGAGATGGGCAGATCAAGTGCTGGGCGATGGCAGATCACCTGGTGAACAGCTGGGAGAGTTCACTAGGGAGTGCAGAGGACGGAGACCCCATCATAGCTCTGTCCTGGCTGCACAATGGAGTTAAGCTGGCTCTGCATGTGGAGATG TCGGGCTCCACCAATTTCGGTGAGAAATTTTCACGGGTCAAGTTCTCACCGTCACTCACGCTGTTTGGGGGAAAGCCCATGGAGGGCTGGCTGGCAGTGACAGTGAGCGGCCTGGTCACCGTGTCCCTGCTGAAGCCCAACGGTCAGCTGCTCACAGCCAGCGAGAGCCTGTGTCGCCTGAGGGGCCGCGTAGCCCTGGCCGACATCGCCTTCACCGGCGGGGGTAACATTGTGGTGGCGGCCACGGATGGCAGCAGCTCATCACCTGTGCAGTTCTACAAG GTGTGCGTGAGCGTGGTCAACGAGAAGTGTCGCATCGACACTGAGCTGCTGCCCTCGCTCTTCATGCGCTGCACCACGGACCCGGTCAGGAGAGACAAGTACCCGGCTGTCACACACCTCAAGTTCCTCACCAGGGAGAACTCGGAGCAG GTGCTGCTGTGTGCCTCCAGTCAGATGGGCAGCATCGTGGAGTGTTGGTCATTGCGGAAGGAAGGCCTCCCTGTCAATAACATATTCCAACATCGTTCACCAGTAG TGGGCGAGAAACAGCCGACGATCCTGAAATGGCGCATCCTCTCGGCCACCAATGATCTGGACCGCGTGTCGGCCGTGGCTCTGCCAAAGCTGCCAATCTCCATCTCCAACACTGACCTAAAGGTGGCGTCAGACACCAAGTTCTGCCCAGGCCTCG GCCTGGCCCTAGCCTTCCACGACGGCAGTATCCAGATCCTCCACCGGCTGTCCCTTCACACCATGGGCGTGTTCTATGGATCCTCCTCGGGCTCCTCCCAGCGGCCCGGTGATGAGCCGGCCATAAAGCGGCAGCGCCCCGGCGGCCCAACCGTCCACTTCAAGGCCCTGCAGTTCTCCTGGACCTCACTGGCCCTGGCCGGAGTGGACAACCACGGCAAG CTGCACATGATTCGCGTATCTCCATCCATGGGCCAGATGCTGGACATGAACACACTTCTGCGCCACCTGCTGTTCCTGCTGGAGTACTGCATGGTGACAGGCTACGACTGGTGGGACGTGCTGCTCCACGTGCAGCCTGGCATGGTCCATAACCTGGTGGAGAAGCTGCATGAGGAGTACATGAGACAGAACCAAGCCCTGCAGCAG GTGCTCTCGACACGTATCGTGGCGGTTAAGGCCTCCCTCTGTAAGCTGTCATCGGCCACAGCTGCGCGAGCTTGCGACTTCCACGCCAAGCTCCTCCTCATCGCCATTAGCTCCACCCTCAAGTCCTTGCTGAGACCCCACGTCCTCAACACTCCAGACAAGAGCCCCGGGGACAGGCTGGCAGAGATATGTTCCAAAAACACTGACACTG ATATCGATAAGGTGATGATCAACCTGAAGACGGAGGAATTTGTGCTGGACGGCCCCCCACTCCAGTCTCTGCAGCAGCTCATCCAATGGGTGGGAGACTTTGTGCTGTACCTGATGGCCAACCTACCCAAtcag GGCTCCGTCGTGCGTCCCGGCTTTGGGTTTCTGCGCGACGGTTGGTCCCTGGGTATGCTGCGGGAGATGATGGTGATGATCCGCATCTGGGGCCTTCTGAAGCCTGGCTGCTTGCCCATCTACACGGCCACCTCGGACAACCAGGACAGCATGTCGCTGCTCTTCCGCCTGCTCACCAAGCTCTGGCTCTGCT CTCGGGACGAGGGCCACCCCCAGGAGCCAGATGAGCCGCTGATAGACGAATGCTGCCTGCTGCCCAGCCAGCTGCTGGTGCCCAGCATGGACTGGCTGCCTGTCAACGACGGGATCATCTGCAAGCTGCAGGGCAAGCACCCGCTGCGGCTTCAGTTTGGCAAGCCCTACAGCCTGCCGGGTCTCAACTCCACACCCCAGGTGGAGGTCTTCTCCAG GAGCCCGGGGGTCCAGAGGATGGATCATCTACGTTGTCTCTACATGGGAGTCTGCCCCACAGAGGACAGCAAAGCCTGTACCAG gTGTGGCTGTGTGACTATGCTCCGCTCCCCTAACAAGACCAACGCCATGAAGCAGTGGGAGCAGCGCTGGATCAAGAACTGCCTTTGTGGAGGCCTCTGGAGAAGGATCCCCTCCACACTGTCCTGA